A genome region from Myxocyprinus asiaticus isolate MX2 ecotype Aquarium Trade chromosome 12, UBuf_Myxa_2, whole genome shotgun sequence includes the following:
- the LOC127449035 gene encoding MIF4G domain-containing protein A-like isoform X2 — MDSVSEYKFQALDMETQNMLKEALNDPKRVDLEKLSNTIVNQSLKDITFCKDAGRICYALVQAETQKAATSVFRRNLLTRLQQEFTAREETRNHSLQEWVCLVTFICNIFYYIKVNSAPIVALVDPVYDCLFRLAEPDSLMNEEEWWRMWALLWADTVQLGTASDVTLPLIRRLDGKPRVGRRKHEDGLPATSKSKWYLISIYPVAG; from the exons ATGGACTCAGTATCAGAATACAAATTCCAGGCTCTTGACATGGAAACCCAAAATATGCTCAAAGAAGCGCTGAATG ATCCCAAGAGGGTTGATTTGGAAAAGCTGTCCAACACAATTGTAAACCAGTCATTGAAGGACATCACATTCTGTAAAGATGCTGGCCGCATTTGTTATGCATTAGTTCAG GCAGAGACTCAGAAAGCTGCAACAAGTGTATTCAGGCGAAACCTATTGACACGTCTACAGCAGGAGTTCACTGCCAGAGAGGAGACACGGAACCACTCATTGCAGGAGTGGGTCTGCCTGGTCACCTTTATCtgcaacattttttattatatcaag gtgaacagtGCTCCTATTGTGGCCCTTGTTGATCCAGTGTATGACTGCCTCTTTAGGTTGGCTGAGCCAGACTCCTTAATGAATGAGGAAGAG tggtggagaatgtgGGCACTTTTGTGGGCAGACACGGTGCAGTTGGGCACCGCCAGTGACGTCACACTTCCTCTCATTCGCCGGTTAGATGGAAAGCCTAGAGTGGGACGGAGAAAACACGAGGACGGCCTCCCAGCTACATCAAAGAGTAAGTGGTacttaataagcatttaccctgTGGCTGGCTGA